CACATCTCGTCGTAAGCTGAATCTCGTTCGAGGTTGTTTTGTGGCGTGCTCCAGCGAGGCAAGGCATGAATGATGTCGGTTGCCCCATCTAGGTAGCTCAAGGATGTAGATGCTTGGGATTCATTTGGAGGAAGAAAATTGGGGGTGAAATCACTTAAGGCGTCAAGAAGGTTGGTGAGCGGCTGTCTGACTCGGTTGTAGGCATAGTCCGATTCGGTGTTGCCACCCAACGGGAACGACGACTGAAGGGCAGCCTGATAGTTTCGAAGGACTTGAAGTGTCGAGGATACATTCGGACGTGGGGATGTGTGCACAACCTCGTCAGCGAGTTGAGGGTGACGCTCGCACATGGTCCGTACAACCGTCCGCAAGGCATCTGTGTCGAGTGTCTCTAGCAGACGAGGCAAAGATAGAGGTCGGCCTGAAACGTTCGGTCGGGAACGTTTGATGTTACGGCTGTGTGGAAGTTGTCGAGGAGTGAAGGCGGGAGAATTTGTGGGCGACGCAGACATGCGTCCATCATGATCAGTGTCGTCGTCGGCTTTCCGCTTACGGCTGGCATAAGACGACGAAGGTGTAGACACTGGCTCATACTGTTAGTACACAAATGCATCAAAGAGAACCACCTCAGGACCGAAAGAAGAAAATATCTTAGTGTCCGGGAAAGGGATGTCTTACTCATACGGGAGGGAGAGAATCGGGAGTTCTCGTAGAAGTGAGGCGGAACAGGAGGTGTGGCCACCAAGCTATTCATGGTGACAGCCGGATGGCGAAGATGAAATGTGATAGTCCAAAGGGCTCGGAAATCCAAAAGAGTGAAAGATAACAGGAGTAAGAAagcttgaagatgaagaggataAAGGAGTTTGAAGTggggagaagaaggtcgGGAAAGGTAGCGGTGGAGAAAAAGTAGGCGTTGCAGGTGGCAACGCACTCCCTTTGCGCAGCTTTTGAAGATCTGTGCCCTCAAAAGAGGTCTGACATGGATTGGAGAGTACCTTTTATTTCGTGCTTTTATAAAAGTCTTGAGAAAAATTTTGCAAAATCCAATGCCTTCAAACGTTTCTTTTTGGTTTCATCAATGGTGTCACAAAGCTACTCCACTGCTTTCGGAGGCCGTACAAATACCCGCATCATCTACTATCTACATTCTACGAATTGAGGAAAAGGTAAACGTTGTGG
Above is a genomic segment from Penicillium digitatum chromosome 3, complete sequence containing:
- a CDS encoding Tethering factor for nuclear proteasome sts1, with product MNSLVATPPVPPHFYENSRFSPSRMMSTPSSSYASRKRKADDDTDHDGRMSASPTNSPAFTPRQLPHSRNIKRSRPNVSGRPLSLPRLLETLDTDALRTVVRTMCERHPQLADEVVHTSPRPNVSSTLQVLRNYQAALQSSFPLGGNTESDYAYNRVRQPLTNLLDALSDFTPNFLPPNESQASTSLSYLDGATDIIHALPRWSTPQNNLERDSAYDEMCKAWILVIREAAKRGGGIQLQYGGWDQKLAKHNQTSGGKLQGAVNELGFSLGWMGGSDTPSHGASNDMGSIRDQLFSGTYGLGTPVKVGPW